Genomic window (Streptomyces yatensis):
CCAGACGCTGACCACGGCGACCTGGGCCGACATCATGCCCAGGATCGTGATCACGCGCAGCGGGGTCAGTGGGAGCGACCCGTCCTCCGGGTCGTTCCCACTGACCAGCACCCACATCATCAATGCCTGCACGCTCACGGTGCCGGCGAGCACCACCGCGAGCACGGCGCGAAGCGCACGCACTGCCAGCTGTCCCATGCCCCATCCTTCCATCGAGTCACGATGGGAATCTATCGAATTTCGATAGGTTAAGCAAGGGGAGACGGAGGATGGGTGGTGGACTGTGTCGAAGCCGTGGTTGGCTCTCGCCCGGGTCGAGCAGGCAACGGCCAGAACGTCGGCCAGAACGTAACCGATGCCGTGCGCGGAGATGTTGCGGGTGGAGCGGTCGGCGCGCGCGGTGCGTGGGCGACATCCGCTGGCGATCACCCATAGAGCGAGCGGGCTCCCGGGCTGTCGCCCTTGAAGCGCCGGCCCGCGGCGATCTCCCCGGCGACCACCGACCAGACCGTCTCGTCGTCCTGGAAGGGGAGCGGGTCAACGCTGCTCGTCTCCTGACGGATACGCGTGACCTCGCGCTCCAGGCGCTCGAAGTCGGATTCCTCGTCCGCGTCGTCGCCGCTGAAGGTGAACTCCTCGAGCAGGCACTGGAACCGGAGGGCGACCTGGACGAAGGAGGAGACGTCCGTGTGGAGTTCCTGCACGGTCTCCTCGTCGGCGTCAAAGGCGTGCACCTTGCCGGAACCAGGGTCGAGGGCGAGGTGGGCGTTGAGCAGCCAGCCGATGACGGGCCATTCGCCCGCGCCGCCCTCCGAGGCGCCCTCGAAGTCCTCGAAGCCCTCGAAGTCCTCGGCGTCAACGACGTCCTGGACGAGGGGCAGCCGACCGGAGTCCTCGTCGGGCTGACGCAGCCGGAGCGTCCCGGTGGGGACGCCGACGGTCTGCAGGAGGCGGGCGCCCTCGGTGTCTGCGGTGGAGGGCGGGAAGGCGGTGGCGGGCAGGGTCGCGAGCCGGTCGTCGCCGAAGATGTCGGCGAGTCCGGTGCGGGTGACGTCGAAAAGCACTGCGGAACTCCGAACTCGGCGGTGGACGCGCCGTAAGACTCTTGGTGGACGGAAGCGGTTACGACAACAGCGTTGCGGACTCAGGCGCTTCCGGCGACTCCGAGCCCGGCCGTGCGCGGTCAACCGGATCCGGACAGGCTTTTGGGCGGCCTCGCCCTCGCTCGGCCTGGCCGATGAGGGGGCGCCGAAGGCGTTCCGGGCTGCGTGGTCACGCGCCGTCGCCGCCGGAGCTCGGCGTACCGGACCACGCGGCGGACAGGACCTTGTTGACGGGCCCGCGTCGCACACAGCGGTCGTCCTCGAACAGTGCGGCCTCCTCCGCGAGCGCGCGGACCGCGGGCAGGTCGTGGCTGATGAAGAGCAGGGCGGTCGCAGTGCCTGCACTGGACGGTGTTCCTCGAAGGAGCCGGCGCTGTTCTGGTGCACGTACTGGATGGCGCGGCGCTGGGTGGTGTGCGCCGGTCGATGCGGCGGGGGAGCGGTTGGCCGTCGAGCCGTATCTCGCCGATGGACGGGGTGGTCAGCCCGGCCACCTTCAGCGGGAAGACGACGGATTGTTCGCCATCGGCCCTGCTGGCCTTGAAGTCGATCGCGGAGAGTGTGACCGGCGGGCGCTGGATCGCTGATCAGGGCGAGTCGGTGTGCGGGGTCGGCCTGTCCGGCGGGTGCCGGATT
Coding sequences:
- a CDS encoding SUKH-4 family immunity protein; the encoded protein is MLFDVTRTGLADIFGDDRLATLPATAFPPSTADTEGARLLQTVGVPTGTLRLRQPDEDSGRLPLVQDVVDAEDFEGFEDFEGASEGGAGEWPVIGWLLNAHLALDPGSGKVHAFDADEETVQELHTDVSSFVQVALRFQCLLEEFTFSGDDADEESDFERLEREVTRIRQETSSVDPLPFQDDETVWSVVAGEIAAGRRFKGDSPGARSLYG